From the Winogradskyella forsetii genome, the window CAGACCGTTGTGATTAATACAGAATTAATAGAACGAGAATCCACCAAATAGAAATTTATCATTGTCGTTTTAAAATCTTTTGTATCTTTACGGCATAGAAGTGATTTAAATTTTCAAAAAAGTTTAAATCACTTCTTAAAATCAAAACTTATATTTTCACTTCTCACATAAGTTTTGATAAGCTAAGCTTGTCAGAATAGTATTAATATTAACATACTATTTCATGAAAAAGCGTATTCTCGGATTCTGGGAAATTTGGAACATGAGTTTCGGGTTTTTGGGAATCCAATTCGGTTTTGCATTACAAGGTGGCTTTATGTCACGAATTTTTCAAACGCTTGGTGCAGATAAGCACGATATTCCACTATTGTGGATTGCAGCGCCTTTAACAGGTTTACTTGTTCAACCTATAATAGGTTACATGAGTGACAGAACATGGCATCCGCGTTTTGGACGACGACGTCCTTATTTTCTTATTGGAGCTATTTTGAGTTCTATCGCCTTATTTTTTGTGCCTTATTCGCCAACCTTATGGATAGCAGCGGGATTTCTTTGGATTCTCGATGCATCTATAAATGTGTCCATGGAGCCATTTAGGGCGTTGGTTGCAGATAAACTGGACGAGTCGCAAAGAACCTACGGTTTCGTGATGCAAACATTGATTATAGGAATCGGAACTTGGGTAGCAAGTAACTTACCTTGGTTAGTTTCAGAAATGGGAGTTAGTGATTCTGCAGATTTAGGTGTTGTGCCAAATTCAGTGAAAATAGCATTCGCTATCGGAGCATTTGTGTTCTTAATCAGTATTCTTTACACGGTTTTTACAACCACAGAATATCCACCTGAGGATATGGAAGAATTCGAAAAGGAAAAAGCACAAAAAAACAGGTTTGTTTCAGATATTCTAAACAACATTGGGAACATGCCCTCTACGATGAAGAAGCTGGGCGTTATTCAATTTTTTAGTTGGTTCGCCTTTTTTACCATGTGGAGTATGGCAAATCCTGCTTTGACTGAACATGTGTATCAGATGCCAGCACCAATTGAAATGGATTATGACATGACGAATGTTTTGGACAAAGAGGCTTTTGATGTCAAAAATACTGCCTTTCAGAAAGCATCGAATTCGGTAGGTTCAGCCATGGGAGTTTACGGATTATCATCAATGGCATTTGCATTGTTGTTTGTGTTTTATACTTCAAAACGAAACATAAATAGAAAATACGTTCACATGTTATCCTTATTTACAGGAGGAGCCGGATTTCTGTTGATGATGGTCGTCTCTCCAGAGCAACTCAAATATTGTTTCATATTAATTGGTATTGCTTGGGGAAGTATCCTATCAATGCCTTATGCCATGTTGTCTAGCTCAGTTGACCCTAAAAAAATGGGAATGTTTATGGGTATATTCAATATGTTTATTGTCATACCTCAAATAATTGCTGCGCTTGGAGGTATCAACTTCATTTCAGGTCTTATAGGAGATGAAGCCATTAATGCCATGACCATTGCAGGTGTAAGTTTAATAATCGCTGGCTTAAGTAATTTTTTAATCACCGATAAATCAGCAATCTCGTATCAACCTACAGAATAAAATTTTAAAATGAACAAAAAAGGATTCATATTCGATCTAGACGGTGTCATCGTAGATACCGCAAAATATCATTTCTTAGCGTGGAAAGAACTCGCTAAAAGTTTAGATATTGAGTTTACAGAAGAAGAAAACGAACAGCTAAAGGGTGTCAGCCGCGTACGTTCTCTGGAAAAAATATTAGCTTGGGGGAATAAAACCATTTCTCAGGAATTGTTCAATGATCTCATGGGCAAAAAGAATGAAGAGTATTTAAGTTATATCTCAGAAATGGATGAAAATGAAATACTTCCAGATGTGCCAAGAGTTTTAAACCTTTTAAAGGTAAAACAACAACCGATTTCTTTGGGTTCGGCAAGTAAAAATGCCAGAACAATTTTAGAACGCGTAAATTTAAAGTCAAGTTTTGATGCTATCGTGGATGGCAATGATGTCAGCAAGGCAAAACCAGACCCTGAAGTATTTCTGATAGCCGCGAAGCAAATCAACATTAAACCAGAAGATTGTATTGTGTTCGAAGATTCTGTCGCGGGAGTCACTGCGGCAAATACAGCGAATATGATTTCAATAGGCATCGGAAGCAAGGCCATTTTAGGACATGCGAACTATGTTTTCAATGACTTTACTGAAATCTCAGATGATTTTATTGCATCTTTAATAGAAAATTAATCAAAACGTAAAACGTCTCAGATAGAGGCTTTTAAATAAAATTATAATGAACCTAGATTATATCATCCCAAACAACTGGTCTATCATAGAAGAAGGATTCAACCCAGATCAGGTTAAGGCATCAGAAAGTATATTTAGCTTAGGTAATGGAGCTATGGGACAACGTGCCAATTTTGAAGAACACTATTCCGGACCCACTTTTCAAGGTAGTTATATTGCAGGTGTTTACTATCCAGATAAAACCAGAGTTGGTTGGTGGAAAAACGGTTACCCCGAATACTTTGCGAAAGTGCTGAATGCACCAAATTGGATTGGTATCAATGTCATCATTAATAATGAGCAACTCGATTTATTTGCATGTAACGAAGTGAAAAACTTTAGAAGGGAATTAAACATGCAAGAAGGTTGGCTATCGCGTAGTTTCGTAGCAACACTTCAGAATGGCATAGAAGTCGAAGTGAAAACCACTAGATTTCTTAGTTTAAATTTGGATGAAGTTGGCGCTATTGATTTTAATATTTCACCTATTAATTCAGATGCAGAAATCATATTTGAACCATACTTAGATTCTGGTATAACCAATGAAGATACGAATTGGGATGATAAGTTTTGGGACACTCTAAATGTGAGCCACGAGAATAATCAAGCGTTTATTCAGGCTAAAACCATGAAAACAGATTTTTACACCTGTACATTCATGGAATCAAAAGTGTTTATTGATGATAAATCTGTAGTAACGGAGCCAAATTTCTCTGCAGATTCAAATTTGGCATCTTTCAGTTATACATATAAGGTGAAACAAAATGAAACTTATTCCATTCATAAATTCGGTGGCTACACGGTAGATCGTGATCATAATAAAAATGAATTGGTTGCTGCAGCAAAATCGACATTGGGCAAAGCTACAACAGCAGGTTTTTCAAAATTACTCGAAGACCAAAAGCAAGCTTGGGCTCAAATTTGGGACATGGCAGACATTACCATTGAAGGCGATGTAAAAGCACAACAAGGGATCCGTTTTAATATTTTTCAACTTAATCAAACATATTTAGGAACAGATGCGACCTTAAATATTGGACCAAAAGGATTTACCGGAGAAAAATATGGAGGAAGTACCTATTGGGATACGGAAGCCTATTGTATTCCTTTTTATATGGCAACTAAAGATCAAGAAGTGGCGAGAAATCTTCTAACCTATCGCTATAACCATTTGGAAAAAGCTATTGAAAATGCCGAAAAATTAGGGTTTTCAAATGGCGCAGCATTATATCCAATGGTAACCATGAATGGTGAAGAATGCCATAACGAATGGGAAATCACTTTTGAGGAAATCCATAGGAATGGCGCCATAGCCTTCGCCATTTATAACTATTTCAGATATACAGGCGATTTTAGCTATATTCCAGAAATGGGCCTTGAGGTTCTGATCGCTATTTCCCGTTTTTGGCATCAAAGAGCGAATTTTTCCACTCAAAAAAATAAATATGTTATCCTTGGCGTCACAGGACCAAACGAGTATGAAAACAATGTTAACAATAACTGGTACACCAACTACATCGCTAAATGGTGCATTGATTATACTCTGGAAACGATTGAGAAAGTAAAGGAAGGTTATAATGAGGAGTATAAAAGGATCTCTGGTAAAACAAAAATTACACATGAAGAATTAGACCTTTGGAAAAAAGTAGCGGATCATATGTATTTTCCGCATTCCGAAGAACATGATGTTTATTTACAACAAGATGGCTTTTTAGATAAAGAATTGATTACAGTTGCGGATTTAGATAAAGCGCAGCGACCAATAAATCAAAAATGGTCTTGGGACAGAATTTTACGTTCGCCTTACATAAAACAAGCTGATATCCTTCAAGGATTTTACTTTTTTGAAGATCATTTTTCAACTGAGGAATTAGAACGTCATTTTGAATTTTACGAACCATTTACAGTTCATGAAAGCTCATTGTCACCTTGTGTACATAGTATTCAAGCAGCGAAGTTAGACCGAATGGATCAAGCTTATACCTTTTATTTGAGAACATCAAGATTGGATTTAGACGATTATAATCATGAGGTTCATGAAGGGTTACACATTACCTCCATGGCAGGAACATGGATGAGCATTGTTGAAGGCTTTGGAGGAATGCGTGTAAAAAATGACACCTTGTCTTTTGAACCAAAAATCCCTCAGCAATGGGAAGGCTATTCATTTAAAGTGAACTTTAGACACCAGATTATAAAAGTGAGTGTTAGCCAAGATGAAACACGGTTTGAATTGGAAGGCGATAAAGATTTGGAGATTTTTGTTAATGGTAAAGAAACAACTATAAATCCTAATAAATTTTTAACAGTTTAAGTGATCAAAGTTCTATTGAATTCGCAGAACTTAACAGGTCTATAATGATGAAAATAATTAATTAACTTGAAAATGAATCAGATTATATCCTGTACTTAGTGACGCATTAATTTCAGATCTATCTTGTAGAATATTATCTTAATAAATATAAAAAATCATGAAAGCACTAAAACATATCATAATAGTTGTCTTGTTATTTAATGTGATGTGCAATGTAGTCACTTCACAAGAAACCGTTACTGAAATAAAAAACGATATTCAAAAAATAGAACCACCAAACTGGTGGACGGGTTTCAAAAATCAGAAACTACAATTATTGGTGAAACATCCAAATATAGGTACCGCTAAACCAAACATCAACTATTCAGGCGTTAGCATAGAAAAATTTCATGGAGCAGATAGTCCTAATTATCTGTTTATAGATTTAAAAATTTCAGAGACTGCAAAAGCAGGAAAATTCAATATTAGATTTCAGCTTGAAGATGACTCTGAGTTAATTCAAAGCTACGAGTTAAAATCAAGAAAAATACCAGCTGAGGATTATGTTGGGTTTGATAGTTCAGATGCCATTTATTTAATTACACCAGACCGTTTTGCGAATGCCAATCCTAAAAACGATGAAGTAGATGGATTACTGCAACAAGGTATTGACAGAACAGATGGTTATGCCAGGCATGGAGGAGATATACAGGGTATTACCGAACATTTGGATTACATAGCAGATTTAGGATTCACCGCAGTTTGGCCATGTCCTGTGTTAATTAACGATATGCCTTCAGGTTCTTATCATGGATATGCAATGACGGATTTTTATAAAGTAGATCCACGATTTGGAACTTTAAATGAGTATCGAAAATTGGCAGATGAACTAAGAGTACGAGATATGAAACTCATCATGGACCAAGTAGCAAATCATTGTGGTTTAGAACATTGGTGGATGAAAGATTTGCCGTTTAAGGATTGGGTAAATTATCAAGATCATTATCTAAAACATATAGATAATTGGAATCGGGAAACCACAAAAATGTCCAATCACAGGCGAACAACCAATCAAGACCCTTACGCTTCCCATAAGGACTACCAAGAAATGGCAGATGGTTGGTTCGTTCCAGGTATGCCAGATCTCAACCAACGTAATCCATTTATGGCAAACTACATCATTCAAAATAGTATTTGGTGGATTGAAACGTTAGGTTTAGGAGGTATCAGACAAGATACTTATCCCTATCCAGACAAAGAATTTATGAGCAATTGGGCAGGAGCGATAATGACTGAATATCCCAACTTTTCGATTGTAGGAGAAGAGTGGAGTTACAATCCATTGTTAATTGGCTATTGGCAAGAAGGACATAAAAATAAAGATGGTTATGATTCCAACTTAAAATCGAGTATGGATTTCGCCATGCAAAAAAACATTGTTGACGCGCTTAACGATGAAGAATCTTGGGACAAAGGACTCGTAAAAATATACGAAGGTTTAGCCAATGATTTTGCCTATACCTCGCCAAAAGATATACTGGCATTTTTAGACAATCACGATAAAAGCCGTGTTTACACAGAACTCAAAGGAGATATTGTCAATACCAAAATGGCACTGGGTTATTTGTTGATGATGCCAAGAATTCCACAGATTTATTACGGCACCGAAATCTTAATGGATGACTTTGATAATCCAGGAGACCATGGACTAATTAGAACCGATTTCCCAGGTGGCTGGAAAGATGATTCGGTTAATGCATTTACAGGAAAAGGTCTTTCGGATGACAAGAAAGACATGAAAATCTATTTGAAGAAAGTTTTGAATTATAGAAAATCAAGTGATGCCATCCAGAATGGAAAAACTATACATTTTGCCCCTCAAAATGGAATATATATGTTAGCACGAATCACAGATAATGAAACGGTTGTAAACATCATTAATAAAAACGATAATCCGCAAGAGTTGGATTTATCACGATTTGAAGAATTAGGACTCAATGGAAAAACTTTGAAAAATATTATTTCTGAAGAGGATGTTATATGGAATAAGAGTTTAAAATTAGACACTAAGGGCAGCGTAATATTGACCACTAAATTTTAATAAGACTTGGCAGGTTTCCAAAACCTAGCAGGTCTAAAAGTTAAACATGAAACAAATAGCTCTATTAATAGTATTTATACTTTCGTTAGTTTCATTAACGGCACAGAATTCTGATCGGGTTTTTAAAAGTGCCGTTAAACAAGGACTTGATTTAAAAATCGAAGTCAATGATGGCTACTATATCATAAAACCGTATTCTTCAAACATTATTGAAACCACTTTTGTGCCTAAAGGCGAGTATTTAAAATCACAATCCCATGCCGTAGTTGCGAAACCTTATGGCTCTTATTTTGAAATGACAGACAATGGCGATGAGGTCATCTTAAAAACAAAAGGTTTGAATGTTACTATTGCAAAAAGCCCATTTCAAATTTCATACCATTATAAGGAGGACCTTATAATTTCAGAAAAAGAAGGTTACGCTAAAAATGACAGTCTAGAAACCATACAATTCAACCTTACTAAAGATGAAACACTATATGGCGGAGGCGCAAGAGCATTGAGCATGAATCGTCGAGGAAATCGTCTGCAACTCTACAATCGTGCACATTATGGTTATGAAACCCAAAGTGAATTGATGAATTACACCATGCCAATCGTAGTATCATCAAAACAATATATGCTACATTTTGACAATGCACCTATTGGTTTTTTAGACTTGGACAGCAAAGAAGATAACACGTTGACATATGAAACGATTTCTGGTAGAAAAACCTATCAAGTAATCGTTGGAGACTCTTGGATGGATATGATTGATAATTACACAGATTTAACAGGAAAGCAACCTATGCTTCCGCGTTGGGCTTTGGGTAATTTTTCGAGCCGTTTTGGTTATCATTCGCAGGAAGAAGTTGAAATGACCATTGAAAAATTTAAAGACGACAAAATTCCTGTCGATGCGATTATTCTCGATTTATATTGGTTCGGCAAAGAATTAAAAGGTACGATGGGAAATTTAGAAGTCTTTCGAGATTCATTTCCAGATTTTGAAGGCATGGTAAAACGCCTCAATGAAAAAGGAGTCAAAACCATTACTATTACAGAGCCTTTTATTCTAACCAATTCTAAAAAATGGGATGAAGCCGTAGAAGAAGATGTTTTAGCAAAAGATTCCATTGGTAATCCTGCGAAATATGATTTTTATTTTGGCAATACCGGACTCATAGATATTTACAATCCTGATGGCGAAAAATGGTTTTGGAACATCTACAAAGGTTTAGCCAATAAAGGTGTCGCGGGAATTTGGGGCGATTTAGGCGAACCGGAAGTACATCCAGAATGGGTGCAACATAAAACAGGAAGTGCCAACGAAGTCCATAATATTTACGGTCACGATTGGGCAAGATTAATATATGAAGGTTACGAGCGCGATTTCCCAAACACAAGACCATTCATTCTAATGCGCGCAGGTTATTCTGGTTCGCAACGTTATGGCATGGTGCCTTGGTCAGGAGACGTCAACAGAACTTGGGGAGGCTTACAGTCCCAACCCGAAATTGCGCTACAAATGGGAATGCAAGGTTTGGCCTATATGCATAGCGATTTAGGTGGTTTCGCAGGCGATAATTTAGATGACGAACTCTATGTGCGCTGGTTACAATATGGTGTATTCAATCCAATTTTTAGACCACATGCACAAGAAGATGTACCAAGCGAACCCATTTTTAGAAGTGAAAAAGCAAAAGCATTGGCTAAAGAAGCGATTGAATTACGTTACAAGCTATTACCCTATAATTACAATTTAGTGTATGAAAACAGCCAATTAGGAAAACCATTAATGCGACCTTTGTTTTTTGAAGAGCCAAATAATGAAGACTTATTTGACTATTCCAAGACCTATTTGTGGGGCAATGATATTTTGGTATCACCAGTTTTAGAATCGGAAATCAAAGAACAAGAAGTTTACTTCCCAAAGGATAATATTTGGTTCGATTTTTATACAGATGAAAAGATAAACGGAGGACAAACCAAAACAGTAGAATTAAAAGAAAATTCAATACCAACATACATAAGAGCTGGAGCTTTTATTCCAAATACAAAAGTATTTCAAACTACGGAGGATTATGAAGATACCGTTTGTAAAATAGATTACTATCACGATGCATCTGTACTATCAAGTAGCCGACAAATTTATTCGGATGATGGTAAATCAGCAAATGCGCTGGCGGACGAAAATTTTGAAATTTTGAATTTCGAAATGAATTCGAGAGGCAATGTTTTAGAATTTGAAGTATCCGATGACATAGGAAAGAATTTTAATCCAAAATCACGTACCTTCTATCTAACCATTCATGGTTTGGAAAAGAAACCAAAACGAATTACGGTAGGAAAACACTCGGCATTCGATTGGTCAGAAGCTTCAAAAACTGCAACAATTCCTATTGAAAAGAAATCTGGGGAAAGCGCAATGATTACAGTTAAACTTAAAAGATGATTTAAATGAAAACCATTAAAAATAGCTTTATACTATTAGTTCTATTAAGTTTTTTAGGATGTAAGAACGAAACTCAAAAAACGGTCACCGAAGATGGTCCAAGTGACAATGAAATAAAAGAAAATATGAAGAAAAAAGAAGTGGTCTATCAAGTTTTTACACGCTTGTTCGGAAATACAAACACGACCAATAAACCGTGGGGAACACTCGAAGAAAATGGCGTCGGAAAATTTAATGATTTTACAGAAAAAGCCTTACAAGAAATTAAAGACTTGGGCGTAACCCACATTTGGTACACTGGAGTTCCGCATCATGATGTCATAACGGATTATACTGAATTCGGTATTTCAAACGACGATCCGGATATTGTAAAAGGTCGCGCTGGATCACCTTATGCGGTAAAGGATTATTACAACGTAAATCCAGATTTAGCTGTAAATGTTGAAAACAGACTGGAAGAATTCGAAGCTTTAATTGAGCGTTCTCACAATGCAGGATTAAAAGTCATAATAGATATCGTTCCCAATCATGTAGCCAGAAATTATCAAAGCCTCACTAATCCCGAAGGCACATCTGATTTTGGGGCCGAAGATGATAAAACAAAAACATACGATGTAAACAACAACTTCTATTACAATCCAGGCGAAGCCTTTAAAGTGCCAGAATGGAAAAACGGTTACCAACCTTTAGGTGGCGAAAACCATCCAATGGCAGATAGTAAGTTTGAAGAAATACCAGCAAAGTGGACAGGTAATGGTTCAAGAGCATCGCAACCCGACATCAATGATTGGTACGAAACCGTAAAAGTAAATTACGGCATAAGTCCTGATGGGAGAAAAGATTTTGATGAATTGCCTAACGGATTTGAGAACGAAGATTACAAAAGTCATTTCGAGTTTTGGAAGGGTAAGACCGTGCCGAGTTCATGGATAAAATTCAAGGACATCGCTTTATATTGGACAGCAAAAGGAGTCGATGGCTTCCGCTATGATATGGCAGAAATGGTACCTGTTGAGTTTTGGAGTTATATGAATTCCCATATAAAAATGAAAAATCCGTATGCATTTTTATTGGCTGAGGTTTATAATCCTAGTTTATACCGAGATTACATCCGAAGGGGAAAAATGGATTATTTATACGATAAAGTTCAGTTATATGATACCTTAAAACATGTGATGCAAGGTCATGGAAGTACAGATAACATTCCGCCAATTTTAGATGATTTAAGCGATATTGAACATCATATGCTACACTTTTTAGAAAATCATGATGAACAGCGAATTGCCAGTCCAGAATTTGCAGGAAGCGCAGAAAAAGGAAAACCGGCAATGGTCGTTTCGGCGACATCATCGACTGCACCAACAATGATTTATTTTGGTCAGGAATTTGGAGAGCCAGGCGCAGAAGATTTAGGCTTTGGCGACCCGACCAGAACGTCGATTTTCGATTATGGTTCCGTGCCAAGTTATGTGCGTTGGGTAAACGATAAAAAGTTTGATGGCGGCCAATCCACTAAAGAAGAAGACGAGCTTCGTGATTTCTATAAACGACTGTTGAATTTTACAATTAACAGTTCGGCATTAATGGGCGACTATCAAGATATTCAACATTACAATCATCAAAATACAGAATGGTATAATGATAAAGTTTTGTCGTTTGTGCGTTGGAGCGATGATGAAAAACTAATCATCATTTCAAATTTTAATGCAGATAATGCCTATGGTTTTGAGTTGCAATTACCAGAAGATTTAGTTCAGAAATTTGAACTTCAAAATGGAGAATACGCAGTAAAAGATCAATTGTATAATAAATATACGTCGACCTTAAATGTTGAAAACGGAAAAGCGCGAGTGAGAATTGATATTCAACCTTTGGAATCTTTTATTCTAAATATTGAAGAATAAAGCTGAATTGTTCAAGACCTTGCTGGTTTCTAAAACCATGCAGGTCTAAAATGATTAAAGCATTAAATAGCTCTTATGAAAAACCTGATAATCTTAGTTTTTGCTGTGTCAAGCATTCTTGCATGCACAAATGATAAGGGCGTATCTACAAACGCTAATGAAACAATGGAACCAAAACCTGACCCTTTTCAACCAGAAACTTATGTGAAACTTTCACATCCAGAATGGAGTAAAAACGCTTCGATTTATCAAATAAATACACGTCAGTTTTCAGAAGAAGGGACATTTAAAGCAGCACAAACACAACTACCACGTCTCAAAGAATTAGGTGTAGATATTATTTGGTTAATGCCAATCCATGCCATTGGCAAAAAAAACAGAAAAGGTAGTTTAGGAAGTCCGTATTCTGTAAAGGATTATTACAGTGTCAATCCAGAATTTGGAACACTTCAAGATTTAAAAGACTTTGTAAATGCAGCCCATGACCAAGACATGTATGTGATTTTAGATTGGGTGGCCAATCACACAGCGTGGGACAATGTTTTGGTCGAGGAGCATCCAGATTGGTATGATAGGGATTACAAAGGCGATTTTCGTCCGACACCATGGTGGGATTGGTCCGATATTATCGATTTGGATTACCGCAAACCTGAAGTTAGACAATATATGACTGAAGCGCTTAAGTATTGGGTCGAAGAAGCCAATATTGATGGTTATCGCTGCGATGTTGCAGGCATGGTGCCAGTGGAATTTTGGAATAACGTGCGGAAGGAATTAGATGCTATAAAACCTGTTTTTATGCTAGCCGAATGGGAATCTAGAGACCTTCACGCCAAAGCCTTTGATATGACTTATGCTTGGAGCTGGAACGAAGCGGTTCATAAAATATGCCTAGGTCAAGCAGATGTAAATGCGTTATATATTTATTATTCATGGAATGAGAGCGCATTTCCAGATAATAGTATGCGCATGACTTTTGTAAGCAATCATGATAAAAACGCATGGGAAGGCACCATGTACGAACAATTTGGCGAAGGTTTGGAAGCAGCAATTGTATTGTCCGTTGTTGGAGAAGGAATGCCATTAATTTATAATGGGCAAGAAGCGGGTAATTCCGAACGACTTGAGTTTTTTGAAAAAGACCCGATCCAATGGAAAGATCATGTTATTGGAGATTTGTACAAAAAATTATTCGCGCTAATGAAATCGAATACCGCTTTGTGGCACGCCAAATGGGGAGCGACAATAGTTAAGATACCCAATAATAACGAAAGTGACGTGTTAAGTTTTGTGCGCCAAAACGAAAATGATAAGGTATTTGCCGTGTTTAATTTTTCAAATAATTCTAAATCCGTCGAATTTAAAGAGGAACTTTATCATGGAACTTACAAGGAGTTTAATGCTAAAGAAACTGTAATGTTAAACACAAATACCGTTTTGGAATTAGCACCTTGGAGCTATAAAGTTTATATAAAATGAGTTCAATAAAAAAGACAATCATAAGATGAAAAAATCTCTTGTATTAATAGTGTTAACACTAATCATGATAAGTTGTAAGTCAAATAAAGAAGAAGCTAAAGAAGTCGATTCAGTAAAGTCCGAAACAATCGAAACACCATTCGTTTGGGAAGGTGCCAATCTCT encodes:
- a CDS encoding alpha-amylase family protein — translated: MKTIKNSFILLVLLSFLGCKNETQKTVTEDGPSDNEIKENMKKKEVVYQVFTRLFGNTNTTNKPWGTLEENGVGKFNDFTEKALQEIKDLGVTHIWYTGVPHHDVITDYTEFGISNDDPDIVKGRAGSPYAVKDYYNVNPDLAVNVENRLEEFEALIERSHNAGLKVIIDIVPNHVARNYQSLTNPEGTSDFGAEDDKTKTYDVNNNFYYNPGEAFKVPEWKNGYQPLGGENHPMADSKFEEIPAKWTGNGSRASQPDINDWYETVKVNYGISPDGRKDFDELPNGFENEDYKSHFEFWKGKTVPSSWIKFKDIALYWTAKGVDGFRYDMAEMVPVEFWSYMNSHIKMKNPYAFLLAEVYNPSLYRDYIRRGKMDYLYDKVQLYDTLKHVMQGHGSTDNIPPILDDLSDIEHHMLHFLENHDEQRIASPEFAGSAEKGKPAMVVSATSSTAPTMIYFGQEFGEPGAEDLGFGDPTRTSIFDYGSVPSYVRWVNDKKFDGGQSTKEEDELRDFYKRLLNFTINSSALMGDYQDIQHYNHQNTEWYNDKVLSFVRWSDDEKLIIISNFNADNAYGFELQLPEDLVQKFELQNGEYAVKDQLYNKYTSTLNVENGKARVRIDIQPLESFILNIEE
- a CDS encoding alpha-amylase family glycosyl hydrolase translates to MKNLIILVFAVSSILACTNDKGVSTNANETMEPKPDPFQPETYVKLSHPEWSKNASIYQINTRQFSEEGTFKAAQTQLPRLKELGVDIIWLMPIHAIGKKNRKGSLGSPYSVKDYYSVNPEFGTLQDLKDFVNAAHDQDMYVILDWVANHTAWDNVLVEEHPDWYDRDYKGDFRPTPWWDWSDIIDLDYRKPEVRQYMTEALKYWVEEANIDGYRCDVAGMVPVEFWNNVRKELDAIKPVFMLAEWESRDLHAKAFDMTYAWSWNEAVHKICLGQADVNALYIYYSWNESAFPDNSMRMTFVSNHDKNAWEGTMYEQFGEGLEAAIVLSVVGEGMPLIYNGQEAGNSERLEFFEKDPIQWKDHVIGDLYKKLFALMKSNTALWHAKWGATIVKIPNNNESDVLSFVRQNENDKVFAVFNFSNNSKSVEFKEELYHGTYKEFNAKETVMLNTNTVLELAPWSYKVYIK